From the Argentina anserina chromosome 3, drPotAnse1.1, whole genome shotgun sequence genome, the window AAATTAGCATTCGCTCTTCTTTATCTATGCAGCAACCAAAAAGCCTTACAAGATTTCTGTGCTGTAGTTTTGCAATAAGCTTTACTTCATTCTTGAATTCTTCAACACCTTGTCCTGAATTTCTTGATAATCTTTTGACAGCTATTTCCTGTCCATCAGGTAGATTTCCCTGAAAAATCACAGTGCAGACTCGAATGTTATGAAAATTTCTGATGACTGCGATAATAATGTATCAGGGAAAATACCTTATAGACTATGCCAAAGCCTCCATGTCCAAGCATATTAGCAGAACAGAACTCCCCTGTCGCTTCAACTATTGTGCTTAAATCGAAAACTGGTAAATCTGCCTTTCCTTGGTCATCAACATCTTTTTCATTTGGCAAGTCTTCACGGCTTCTTGAACCAGAAAAGATATCCTGCAGCAGTTTCGGCTGTCCTCTTCTTCCTGTTCCACTCACGACAGATTTTATAGATTAGGAAGTTTCAACCAGCATCCTCTAGGAAAAGGTTTACAAAAGTGGTTGACATGCACCTCAATTGAAACTTGAGCTGaaaaaaatttggatgatGAATTTACAAGATGGGTGAAGGGTAGATCTTTTCATACCTTTATTCCTCCTCCTAACCCAACATAAAACAGCAACAATGAGAAATGAGGTAACAGAAATTGACACTCCCAATATAGTAGCTAGTTTCTTATTGTTGGCAGATGACTCTCCTCCTGACTTCTGTGTATTCTGAGCTGAAAATACATATAAAAGAATCTACTTAGGAATAATCAAACTAGTTTTCTCAAGCTATACCTCAGTAAACAGAGTACCTGAAACTATTGCATCAGCTCTTACATACAAAGCTTCCCCTCCTTCTGTAAACTGCTTCGTATCCATGAGATCTCCATACCATGTCATGCATCCAGTCCCACCATTCCTCACATCTGCGACCGCATACGCCAAGCACGAGCAGTTTCTCAAACACTCTTCCTCACACGCTTCCAAACTCAAACTCATCTCTAATTTGATTGCAGAAGTATCTGGAACCTTCACATGATCCATCCTCACAAACCCTTCGTCATTTCCACACATGGATATTGACCCCTCCTGCCTCTTGCACCCACCTGATCCGTCCCTTATATCCCAATCTTCAGGTGAGTTGGGTTCATATCCTGGAGAACATGTACAATTGAATCCACTAACAGTGTAAGGATTGCAATTCCCAAATGGACCACACTTTGCATAGCTATCACAAGCATCCATTGGTGCTGACCAAACTGCAACCCAGCCGTGCTGCGGTCCTTGCCACACTAGCTGTTGTATCTGTCCAGACCCATCTACCATTATTACAGAGTGGATTGAAGGGTCAAGAACTTTCCATCTCACTGAAATTTCGTCTGGATTGTTCACAAAACTAATGTTGAACACATTGTTCTTGGTCATTCCTGGTATACCACCCCATTGAATCCCATTCCATTGACCCGACCGCCACCACTTTGCCTCATTCTTGTACAGAATTAACTGAGGAGATCCATTTGGCTCCATCCTTAAAGAACAATTACCAGTTCCCGGGTCATTGTTTGAATTCCATGAAGTTATATACCGATTGATGCCTTTTTTCCTGTCCACCCCAAGTTTCATACTTGTAAGAAGAATATTCGTAGGATGATCAGAGCTTTGCCACAAAATGTTCTGGTTCTCTTGAACCAAAACAAAGTTTCCTGAATCCAGTAGCTGTGCTGCTACAGTGTTGTTACTTGATGATGAGACAGAAACACTAGTTGACCACAGAGGCAGGCTTAGACTGTTGTTTCGAGCCAGTACTAGATTTCCCTCGGAACTAATTGTAAGAACTCCTGTGGTATCATTAACAGGGTTGTCTCTGTTAGCCACCCAAACAACCAAATCTTTCGAAAACTTGTACCATATACCAACGTACCGGTTGCTAGAAGTGCCGGGGCTGAAGAATCCAAGCACAAAGGTTTCATTTTTCGAGAACAGCAAA encodes:
- the LOC126787655 gene encoding G-type lectin S-receptor-like serine/threonine-protein kinase At1g11410 isoform X2 — translated: MAICCSRKMKPLCLDSSAPALLATGVLTISSEGNLVLARNNSLSLPLWSTSVSVSSSSNNTVAAQLLDSGNFVLVQENQNILWQSSDHPTNILLTSMKLGVDRKKGINRYITSWNSNNDPGTGNCSLRMEPNGSPQLILYKNEAKWWRSGQWNGIQWGGIPGMTKNNVFNISFVNNPDEISVRWKVLDPSIHSVIMVDGSGQIQQLVWQGPQHGWVAVWSAPMDACDSYAKCGPFGNCNPYTVSGFNCTCSPGYEPNSPEDWDIRDGSGGCKRQEGSISMCGNDEGFVRMDHVKVPDTSAIKLEMSLSLEACEEECLRNCSCLAYAVADVRNGGTGCMTWYGDLMDTKQFTEGGEALYVRADAIVSAQNTQKSGGESSANNKKLATILGVSISVTSFLIVAVLCWVRRRNKGRRGQPKLLQDIFSGSRSREDLPNEKDVDDQGKADLPVFDLSTIVEATGEFCSANMLGHGGFGIVYKGNLPDGQEIAVKRLSRNSGQGVEEFKNEVKLIAKLQHRNLVRLFGCCIDKEERMLIYEYMPNRSLDWIIFDKNGRSLLDWRKRFQIIIGIARGVLYLHQDSRLKIIHRDLKASNVLLDSSMNPKISDFGMARMFGDDQIEANTNRVVGTYGYMSPEYAMDGLYSTKSDVFSFGVLALEIICGKKNNFQFEDSSLNLVGQIWDLWIEGKALNMVDLSLGQSYPTDEAMRCIQIGLLCVQENAKDRPTMSEVVFMLGNETTVQSPKKAAFSFKSSAPDSSTSRGASSVNDVTVTVIEAR
- the LOC126787655 gene encoding G-type lectin S-receptor-like serine/threonine-protein kinase At1g11410 isoform X1, which translates into the protein MDFPKGLLKVLLLQLLLQISTSLDTISFDHSIKDGDLLFSKNETFVLGFFSPGTSSNRYVGIWYKFSKDLVVWVANRDNPVNDTTGVLTISSEGNLVLARNNSLSLPLWSTSVSVSSSSNNTVAAQLLDSGNFVLVQENQNILWQSSDHPTNILLTSMKLGVDRKKGINRYITSWNSNNDPGTGNCSLRMEPNGSPQLILYKNEAKWWRSGQWNGIQWGGIPGMTKNNVFNISFVNNPDEISVRWKVLDPSIHSVIMVDGSGQIQQLVWQGPQHGWVAVWSAPMDACDSYAKCGPFGNCNPYTVSGFNCTCSPGYEPNSPEDWDIRDGSGGCKRQEGSISMCGNDEGFVRMDHVKVPDTSAIKLEMSLSLEACEEECLRNCSCLAYAVADVRNGGTGCMTWYGDLMDTKQFTEGGEALYVRADAIVSAQNTQKSGGESSANNKKLATILGVSISVTSFLIVAVLCWVRRRNKGRRGQPKLLQDIFSGSRSREDLPNEKDVDDQGKADLPVFDLSTIVEATGEFCSANMLGHGGFGIVYKGNLPDGQEIAVKRLSRNSGQGVEEFKNEVKLIAKLQHRNLVRLFGCCIDKEERMLIYEYMPNRSLDWIIFDKNGRSLLDWRKRFQIIIGIARGVLYLHQDSRLKIIHRDLKASNVLLDSSMNPKISDFGMARMFGDDQIEANTNRVVGTYGYMSPEYAMDGLYSTKSDVFSFGVLALEIICGKKNNFQFEDSSLNLVGQIWDLWIEGKALNMVDLSLGQSYPTDEAMRCIQIGLLCVQENAKDRPTMSEVVFMLGNETTVQSPKKAAFSFKSSAPDSSTSRGASSVNDVTVTVIEAR